From Scytonema millei VB511283, the proteins below share one genomic window:
- the ftsZ gene encoding cell division protein FtsZ, whose amino-acid sequence MTLNSKIDVTLKASQSPGRSSFPSGMNSTGDFNSTGLHLGQNYIREVATGEDNLSDSNILPSRVANIKVIGVGGGGGNAVNRMIESGVTGVEFWSINTDAQALTHSAAPRKLQIGQKLTRGLGAGGNPAMGEKAAEESRDEIANAIGEADLVFITAGMGGGTGTGAAPTVAEIAKEKGILTVGVVTRPFGFEGRRRANQAHQGIDALKDRVDTMILIPNDKLLSVISEQTALRDAFLTADEVLRQGVQGISDIITIPGLVNVDFADVKAVMADAGSALMGIGTGSGKTRAKEAANAAISSPLLESSIEGAKGVVINITGGSDMTLHEVNMAADTIYEVVDPNANIIFGAVIDDKLQGEMKITVIATGFNQADAQPTTPTPGIPIAKKSPTAPAPSTPSANDNKEKPGLDIPEFLQRRRPSR is encoded by the coding sequence ATGACACTTAACAGTAAAATAGACGTTACCCTTAAAGCCTCCCAATCTCCAGGGCGGTCGAGTTTTCCATCAGGCATGAATTCGACTGGGGACTTCAACAGTACAGGGCTGCATCTCGGACAAAACTACATCAGGGAAGTTGCTACTGGGGAGGACAACTTGAGCGATAGCAATATTCTTCCGAGTCGGGTAGCGAATATCAAAGTTATCGGTGTCGGTGGCGGTGGTGGCAATGCTGTCAATCGCATGATTGAGAGTGGGGTGACTGGTGTAGAGTTTTGGTCAATTAATACTGATGCCCAGGCGCTGACCCATAGCGCCGCACCTAGAAAGCTACAGATCGGACAAAAGCTGACGCGAGGACTAGGAGCAGGTGGCAATCCAGCAATGGGAGAGAAAGCGGCAGAGGAGTCGCGAGATGAAATTGCTAACGCTATAGGAGAAGCAGACCTAGTATTTATCACTGCTGGGATGGGAGGCGGTACTGGTACAGGTGCGGCACCAACTGTGGCGGAAATCGCCAAGGAAAAGGGTATTTTAACTGTAGGCGTTGTCACCCGTCCTTTTGGTTTTGAAGGTCGTCGCCGTGCTAACCAAGCCCACCAAGGGATAGACGCACTGAAAGACCGAGTTGATACGATGATTTTGATCCCCAACGATAAACTGCTATCGGTGATCTCCGAGCAGACCGCGTTGCGAGATGCGTTTCTGACTGCTGATGAAGTTCTACGTCAAGGGGTACAAGGAATCTCCGATATTATCACGATCCCTGGGTTAGTGAATGTAGATTTTGCCGACGTGAAAGCAGTCATGGCAGATGCAGGATCGGCACTAATGGGGATCGGCACCGGCTCTGGTAAAACCCGTGCTAAAGAAGCAGCAAACGCAGCTATTTCTTCTCCTTTACTGGAGTCGTCAATTGAAGGAGCAAAAGGAGTCGTCATCAATATTACTGGTGGGAGCGATATGACGTTGCATGAGGTGAATATGGCAGCAGATACGATTTATGAAGTTGTCGATCCCAATGCCAACATCATTTTTGGTGCAGTGATTGATGACAAACTACAAGGAGAAATGAAAATCACTGTCATTGCTACCGGGTTCAATCAGGCTGATGCTCAACCAACTACCCCGACTCCAGGTATACCAATTGCTAAAAAATCCCCAACAGCACCAGCGCCGTCAACCCCATCAGCTAATGACAACAAAGAAAAACCTGGCTTGGATATTCCCGAGTTTTTGCAACGGCGGCGACCTTCACGTTGA